The Actinocatenispora sera genome has a window encoding:
- a CDS encoding DUF402 domain-containing protein, producing MADGFSAGRIVHYRSYFGRELQLVAPARVVRHDDAGLLLWLDHAAPSWLAVLPGHGHPRDVPPDEWPAGGWPLVPVPLPLPQSTLILVPPDAGYAVWWLWRPDGPIRPDRFAGWYVNLERHALWDDGEHAGVDSLDQELDGLVDPDRRWHWKDEDSFAAKTGQPRYWSAADAVAIRAAGESARALAAAGAFPFDGTGRDFLPDPSWPQPSRPVPAGWRRPPALTEL from the coding sequence GTGGCGGACGGGTTCTCGGCGGGACGGATCGTGCACTACCGCTCGTACTTCGGGCGTGAGCTGCAGCTCGTCGCGCCGGCGCGGGTGGTGCGGCACGACGACGCCGGCCTGCTGCTCTGGCTCGACCACGCCGCACCGAGCTGGCTCGCGGTGCTGCCGGGCCACGGGCACCCGCGCGACGTGCCGCCGGACGAGTGGCCCGCCGGCGGCTGGCCGCTGGTACCGGTGCCGCTGCCCTTACCGCAGTCGACCCTGATCCTGGTTCCGCCGGACGCCGGGTACGCGGTGTGGTGGCTGTGGCGGCCGGACGGGCCGATCCGCCCCGACCGGTTCGCCGGCTGGTACGTCAACCTGGAGCGGCACGCGCTCTGGGACGACGGCGAGCACGCCGGCGTCGACTCCCTCGACCAGGAACTCGACGGACTGGTCGACCCGGACCGCCGCTGGCACTGGAAGGACGAGGACTCGTTCGCCGCCAAGACCGGGCAGCCGCGGTACTGGTCGGCCGCCGACGCGGTGGCGATCCGGGCGGCGGGGGAGTCGGCCCGCGCGCTCGCCGCCGCCGGGGCGTTCCCGTTCGACGGCACCGGCCGCGACTTCCTCCCGGACCCGTCGTGGCCGCAGCCGTCCCGCCCGGTACCGGCGGGCTGGCGCCGCCCGCCCGCGCTCA
- a CDS encoding ABC transporter ATP-binding protein: MPPDDTILVATELRRTFRAGLGRGRVSAVDGVSLSVAAGESLGIVGESGCGKSTLARMLVGLEHPDSGSITVAGRDLATARGRHRRDLRRKIQMVFQDPYTSLDPRLTVGDIVAEPLTVHRTVDRAGRADRVVELLELVGLPADVVSRYPHQFSGGQRQRIGIARALALEPSVLVCDEPVSALDMSVQAQVVNLLRDLQQRTGVALVFIAHDLSVVRHVCDRVAVMYLGRLAESGDTDAVYDAPAHPYTQALLAAAPVIGRRRTARPPAGEPPSPIAPPPGCRFHPRCPLAAGPCDTDRPDLRTVPVELTPPRSTAGSHLPARSDPARSDPAGTDAAGPDEARHRVACHHAEQALAAPAG; encoded by the coding sequence ATGCCGCCGGATGACACGATCCTCGTCGCCACCGAGCTGCGGCGTACCTTCCGCGCCGGGCTCGGCCGCGGCCGGGTCAGCGCCGTCGACGGGGTCAGCCTGTCCGTCGCCGCCGGCGAGTCGCTCGGCATCGTCGGCGAGTCCGGCTGTGGCAAGTCGACCCTGGCCCGGATGCTCGTCGGCCTGGAACACCCCGACTCCGGCAGCATAACCGTGGCCGGCCGCGACCTGGCCACCGCGCGCGGCCGGCACCGCCGGGACCTGCGCCGGAAGATCCAGATGGTGTTCCAGGACCCGTACACCTCGCTGGATCCGCGGCTGACCGTCGGCGACATCGTGGCCGAGCCGCTGACCGTGCACCGTACCGTCGACCGCGCCGGCCGGGCCGACCGGGTGGTCGAACTGCTGGAGCTGGTCGGGCTGCCGGCCGACGTGGTGTCCCGCTACCCGCACCAGTTCTCCGGCGGGCAGCGGCAACGCATCGGCATCGCCCGCGCGCTCGCCCTCGAACCCTCCGTACTGGTCTGCGACGAACCGGTGTCCGCCCTCGACATGTCCGTCCAGGCACAGGTGGTCAACCTGCTCCGGGACCTGCAACAGCGCACCGGCGTCGCGCTCGTGTTCATCGCGCACGACCTGTCGGTGGTCCGGCATGTCTGCGACCGGGTCGCGGTGATGTACCTCGGCCGGCTTGCCGAGTCCGGCGACACCGACGCGGTGTACGACGCGCCGGCCCACCCGTACACCCAGGCGCTGCTCGCAGCCGCGCCGGTGATCGGCCGGCGGCGTACCGCCCGGCCGCCCGCCGGCGAGCCACCCAGCCCGATCGCGCCGCCGCCCGGCTGCCGCTTCCACCCCCGCTGTCCGCTCGCCGCCGGCCCCTGCGACACCGACCGGCCCGACCTGCGTACCGTCCCGGTCGAGCTGACACCCCCGCGGTCGACCGCCGGCTCGCACCTGCCCGCCCGCTCCGACCCCGCCCGCTCCGACCCCGCCGGCACAGACGCCGCCGGCCCGGATGAAGCTCGCCATCGGGTCGCCTGCCACCACGCCGAGCAGGCGCTCGCCGCTCCCGCCGGCTGA